The proteins below are encoded in one region of Maribacter aestuarii:
- a CDS encoding DUF4212 domain-containing protein — MSEKQKKATAYWRENVKYLIILLAIWFLVSYGAGILFKDSLDNFKVGGFKLGFWFAQQGSIYVFVVLIFVYVRLMNKLDKKYGFNE; from the coding sequence ATGTCTGAAAAACAAAAGAAGGCCACCGCCTACTGGAGGGAAAATGTAAAATACTTGATTATTCTTTTAGCCATATGGTTTCTAGTATCTTATGGAGCTGGAATCCTGTTCAAGGATAGCTTGGACAATTTTAAGGTTGGAGGTTTTAAACTAGGTTTTTGGTTTGCACAACAGGGTTCCATATATGTCTTTGTTGTCTTGATATTCGTTTATGTGCGATTGATGAACAAGCTGGATAAAAAGTATGGTTTTAATGAATAG
- a CDS encoding FtsB family cell division protein, translating to MGLKDLKKKKWFKIFTNMYVLVLTVFLIWMVFFDTNSLLIHLELKKEIKKLEKTQDFLKKEIAKDKKTIEKLSDQEELEKFAREQYYLKKRNEEIYLIEYEDSLKVKENID from the coding sequence ATGGGTTTAAAGGATTTGAAAAAGAAAAAGTGGTTCAAGATATTTACAAACATGTATGTCTTGGTACTAACCGTATTTCTTATCTGGATGGTTTTCTTTGATACCAATTCCCTACTGATTCATTTAGAACTGAAAAAGGAAATCAAAAAATTGGAGAAAACCCAAGACTTTTTGAAAAAAGAAATCGCCAAGGACAAAAAGACCATTGAAAAACTTTCAGATCAAGAAGAGCTGGAAAAGTTTGCTCGTGAACAATACTATCTTAAAAAGAGAAATGAAGAGATTTATTTGATTGAGTACGAGGATAGTCTCAAAGTAAAAGAAAACATTGATTGA
- a CDS encoding TonB-dependent receptor domain-containing protein, with protein sequence MKRSIILSLLFLPLFLNAQFKLTGNVKSETEAIAWANVVLLSEDEKIISGGITDENGSFTLNAESGTYNLVISFLGFEDFKKDINLQLNVDLGEIILKEAANALDEVVVSYTKKLIDQKPDRIVFNIENNITAAGGDALDALKIAPGLRVDDNGISMLGRGNSQVMINGRIFPLSGAELVGYLNSISADDIKKIEVITNPPAKYEASGNGGLINIVLKKGVQNSWKNTTSAIQNINTHSFLTLRNSLLYNKNKWNVSFSLDKTDGSLRGLEDFQVYYPESTWDIDITTKDNEDAFSGRLLLDYEVSDRSTVGVQYLGNNRQPDIRDRSISNIFNASNTLDSLLINDGNSLQDINSHLVNLHTITALDTLGRKLSFDVDYFYYDSNQERNFRTESFSPNMEFLNVNAAAITTSNQSIENFTFKGDMEHPFDFLNLSYGFLVSSTKSKSDIENFNTDSGAPELDVNTSNIFSYMENNQAIYVNGSKKINEKWNLQLGLRAENTQTEGFSENLNQTNKNNYLKIFPTAYMSYEKNENNSMTFSYGKRIRRPSYRNLNPFRVYVSSNTFSEGNPFLQPSFTDVFEFKHTFKNKLTTNIFFNRTVDASGIIFTSDIENQTQIVTRENFYDQNTYGFGESYLFNTLNWLQSQNSFNLVNIQTKFIKPINAIPQNGFSYSLSSNNTITLNDVTKLQLDMRYDSFAKSDLFTLGEMWSVDLGLSKSFFNKNLKASVFVKDIFNTSSLNNLASTVNGVRQVYGQNRNNRFIRVSLSYSFGNQKVNVNERGFGNEEERRRTN encoded by the coding sequence ATGAAACGTAGTATCATTTTATCGTTATTATTTCTACCCTTATTTCTAAACGCTCAGTTCAAATTGACTGGAAATGTCAAAAGCGAAACCGAAGCGATAGCCTGGGCCAATGTCGTCCTATTGTCGGAGGATGAAAAAATTATCAGCGGTGGCATCACCGATGAGAATGGCTCTTTTACTCTAAATGCCGAATCAGGAACTTATAATTTAGTCATCAGTTTTTTGGGGTTTGAAGATTTCAAGAAAGACATTAATCTACAACTAAATGTAGACCTTGGCGAAATCATATTGAAAGAAGCAGCCAATGCACTCGATGAAGTGGTCGTATCCTACACCAAGAAACTTATCGATCAAAAGCCGGACAGGATTGTTTTCAATATTGAAAATAATATCACCGCAGCGGGCGGTGACGCTTTAGATGCACTTAAAATTGCACCGGGACTACGTGTAGACGACAATGGAATAAGTATGCTCGGTAGAGGAAATTCGCAAGTCATGATCAACGGACGTATTTTTCCATTGAGCGGCGCCGAACTCGTGGGCTATCTCAACTCGATTTCTGCCGATGATATCAAAAAAATTGAGGTGATTACGAATCCACCGGCAAAATATGAAGCTTCCGGCAATGGAGGCCTCATCAATATCGTACTGAAGAAGGGAGTGCAGAATTCTTGGAAAAATACGACTTCGGCAATTCAAAACATCAATACACATAGCTTCCTGACATTGAGAAACAGCCTATTATACAATAAAAACAAATGGAACGTTTCCTTTAGCCTTGACAAAACCGATGGTTCGTTGCGCGGTTTAGAAGATTTTCAAGTCTACTATCCTGAAAGTACATGGGATATCGACATAACGACCAAAGATAATGAAGACGCTTTTTCTGGTCGTTTACTCCTCGATTATGAAGTAAGCGACAGATCAACGGTAGGCGTGCAGTACTTGGGCAATAATAGACAACCCGATATTAGGGACAGATCTATTTCCAATATTTTCAATGCTTCGAATACCTTGGACTCGCTGTTGATCAATGATGGCAATAGCCTACAGGATATCAATAGCCACCTCGTCAATCTACATACAATAACAGCATTGGATACGTTGGGAAGAAAATTATCTTTTGATGTTGATTATTTTTACTATGACTCCAATCAAGAACGAAATTTCAGAACGGAAAGCTTCTCTCCCAATATGGAATTCTTGAATGTGAATGCCGCTGCTATCACTACTTCAAATCAATCTATCGAGAACTTCACCTTTAAAGGCGATATGGAACATCCCTTTGATTTTTTAAACCTTTCTTACGGATTTCTGGTAAGTTCCACTAAAAGCAAAAGTGACATCGAGAACTTCAATACGGATTCAGGCGCGCCCGAATTAGACGTTAACACTTCGAACATCTTCAGTTATATGGAAAACAACCAGGCTATTTATGTGAACGGCTCAAAGAAAATAAATGAGAAATGGAATCTACAACTAGGACTTCGCGCTGAAAACACCCAAACGGAAGGTTTCTCCGAAAACTTGAACCAGACCAACAAAAACAATTATCTGAAAATATTCCCGACGGCTTACATGTCTTATGAAAAGAACGAAAACAACAGTATGACATTTAGCTATGGGAAACGCATTAGAAGGCCAAGCTATCGCAACCTAAATCCTTTTCGCGTATATGTTAGCAGTAATACTTTCAGTGAAGGAAATCCTTTTTTACAACCGTCTTTTACCGATGTATTCGAATTCAAACACACCTTTAAAAATAAATTGACGACCAACATTTTCTTTAATCGTACAGTAGATGCATCGGGAATCATTTTTACTTCAGATATCGAGAACCAGACCCAAATAGTTACCCGAGAAAACTTTTACGACCAAAATACCTATGGTTTCGGGGAAAGTTATTTATTTAATACGCTGAACTGGCTACAGAGTCAAAACAGTTTCAACCTGGTCAATATCCAGACCAAATTTATCAAGCCGATAAACGCAATACCTCAAAACGGTTTCTCCTATTCTTTGTCATCGAACAATACGATTACACTTAATGACGTGACCAAACTACAGCTTGACATGAGATACGATTCGTTCGCCAAATCCGATTTGTTCACCCTTGGAGAAATGTGGAGTGTCGATCTCGGCCTTTCTAAATCATTTTTTAACAAAAATCTAAAGGCATCGGTTTTCGTGAAGGATATTTTCAATACTTCGAGCCTGAACAATCTGGCTTCCACAGTCAATGGAGTTCGGCAGGTATACGGCCAGAATAGAAATAATCGATTTATAAGAGTATCGCTAAGTTATAGTTTTGGAAACCAAAAAGTGAATGTAAATGAAAGGGGATTCGGAAACGAAGAGGAAAGAAGAAGAACAAATTAA
- the udk gene encoding uridine kinase — protein MLIIGIAGGTGCGKTTVVNQIINELPDGEVGVISQDSYYNDLSHLSLEERRKTNFDHPQSIDFILLEEHLSLLKAGHSIKQPVYSFLECNRTDKTVLVHPTKVLIVEGILILTNARIRKMMDIKIFVHADSDERLIRRLKRDVNERGWNLDETLEKYQTNIKPMHLQFIEPSKEYADIIIPNNKYNTVAVDMVRTIISEKLV, from the coding sequence ATGCTTATAATTGGTATAGCGGGAGGAACAGGTTGCGGAAAGACTACAGTGGTGAACCAAATCATCAATGAACTTCCCGATGGGGAGGTCGGCGTGATTTCACAGGATTCGTACTACAACGACCTTTCCCACCTCTCTTTAGAAGAAAGACGGAAGACAAATTTTGACCATCCGCAATCAATTGACTTCATTTTATTGGAAGAGCATTTAAGCCTTTTAAAAGCCGGGCACTCCATCAAACAACCGGTTTATTCCTTTTTAGAATGCAATCGTACCGATAAAACGGTCCTTGTGCATCCCACTAAAGTATTGATCGTCGAGGGAATCTTAATTTTGACCAACGCGCGAATCCGTAAAATGATGGATATCAAAATTTTTGTACATGCCGATTCTGATGAGCGGCTTATTCGAAGGCTAAAACGAGACGTAAACGAACGTGGCTGGAATCTGGACGAGACTCTGGAAAAATACCAAACGAATATCAAACCTATGCATCTGCAATTTATAGAACCCAGCAAAGAATATGCGGATATTATCATTCCCAACAATAAGTATAATACAGTTGCAGTTGATATGGTACGCACCATCATCAGTGAAAAACTAGTTTAA
- the acs gene encoding acetate--CoA ligase: MSNYHIKHLEEYYQVYRKSVRNPEAFWEEIAEEHFVWRKRWNNVLSWDFTKPEIKWFEGAKLNITENCLDRHLPVRGNKTAILFEPNDPKEEAEHITYRQLHERVCRMANVLLEKGVKKGDRICIYLPMIPELAISVLACARIGAIHSVVFAGFSANALSTRINDSDCKMVITSDGSFRGAKTIDLKGIVDKALEDCPGVSTVLVAKRIKSKINMVKDRDEWLQPLLDEAYADNVAEIMDAEDPLFILYTSGSTGKPKGMVHTTAGYMVYTAYTFKNVFQYKEDDVYWCTADIGWITGHSYIVYGPLANGATTVMFEGVPSYPDFGRFWEVVQKHKVNQFYTAPTAIRALAKEKLDFVEKYNLSSLKVLGSVGEPINEEAWHWYNNNVGKKNSPIVDTWWQTETGGIMISPIPYVTPTTPTYATLPFIGVQPALMDEEAKEIKGNQVDGRLCIKFPWPSIARTIWGNHERYRETYFSAYKNMYFTGDGALRDAVGYYRITGRVDDVIIVSGHNLGTAPIEDSINEHPAVAESAIVGFPHDVKGNALYGYVILKEVGESRDRDNVRKEINQQITEQIGPIAKLDKIQFVSGLPKTRSGKIMRRILRKIASKDTSNLGDTSTLLNPEVVKEIMDNAL; the protein is encoded by the coding sequence ATGAGCAATTACCATATCAAGCACTTAGAGGAATATTATCAGGTATATCGCAAATCGGTTAGAAATCCAGAAGCATTTTGGGAGGAAATAGCCGAGGAACATTTTGTATGGCGAAAACGATGGAATAATGTGTTAAGTTGGGATTTTACTAAACCTGAAATTAAATGGTTCGAAGGTGCTAAATTGAATATTACCGAAAATTGTTTGGATCGGCACTTACCCGTAAGAGGAAATAAGACCGCCATACTTTTTGAACCAAATGACCCCAAAGAAGAAGCGGAACACATCACCTACAGACAATTGCATGAGCGTGTGTGTAGAATGGCGAACGTACTTTTGGAAAAAGGAGTCAAAAAGGGGGATCGTATCTGTATCTACCTTCCCATGATTCCGGAACTCGCCATTTCCGTATTGGCCTGTGCTCGTATCGGAGCAATACATTCTGTGGTTTTTGCGGGTTTTTCTGCCAATGCGTTATCTACCCGCATCAACGATTCAGATTGCAAAATGGTCATTACTTCGGACGGCTCATTTCGTGGTGCTAAGACCATCGACCTTAAAGGAATCGTGGACAAAGCGCTGGAGGACTGCCCAGGTGTAAGCACCGTTCTGGTAGCAAAGAGAATAAAATCTAAAATTAACATGGTTAAGGATCGTGATGAGTGGCTACAACCCTTATTAGATGAAGCCTATGCGGACAATGTTGCTGAAATAATGGATGCTGAGGACCCCCTATTTATCCTTTACACCTCCGGTTCTACGGGCAAGCCTAAAGGAATGGTACATACTACCGCAGGCTACATGGTCTACACCGCATATACTTTTAAAAATGTATTTCAATATAAAGAGGATGATGTGTATTGGTGTACAGCCGATATCGGTTGGATAACCGGACATTCCTACATCGTCTATGGTCCGTTAGCTAATGGAGCTACTACGGTTATGTTTGAAGGAGTTCCTTCTTATCCGGATTTTGGTCGGTTTTGGGAGGTTGTCCAGAAGCATAAGGTGAACCAATTCTATACAGCACCAACTGCTATTAGAGCTTTAGCCAAAGAAAAATTGGATTTTGTGGAGAAGTACAACCTATCCAGTCTAAAAGTTCTAGGCTCAGTAGGTGAACCCATTAATGAGGAGGCTTGGCATTGGTACAATAATAATGTGGGCAAGAAGAACAGTCCTATTGTAGATACGTGGTGGCAAACGGAAACCGGGGGTATCATGATTTCACCAATCCCGTACGTTACGCCAACGACCCCGACCTACGCTACATTACCATTTATCGGAGTACAACCGGCACTTATGGACGAAGAGGCTAAGGAAATTAAAGGCAACCAAGTAGATGGTAGACTTTGTATTAAATTCCCATGGCCTTCGATTGCACGTACCATTTGGGGAAATCACGAGCGCTATCGGGAGACCTATTTCTCGGCGTATAAAAATATGTATTTTACCGGGGACGGTGCTTTACGAGATGCCGTTGGTTATTATCGAATTACGGGTCGGGTAGACGACGTAATCATAGTTTCCGGTCATAATTTAGGGACCGCGCCAATTGAAGATTCCATAAACGAACATCCAGCGGTGGCAGAATCGGCCATTGTAGGTTTTCCTCATGATGTAAAAGGAAATGCACTTTATGGATACGTAATCTTGAAGGAGGTTGGGGAGTCGCGCGATCGAGATAATGTAAGAAAAGAAATCAATCAACAGATTACAGAGCAAATAGGACCAATTGCCAAATTGGATAAAATTCAGTTCGTCTCTGGCTTACCCAAAACCCGTAGCGGTAAGATTATGCGACGTATTCTTAGAAAGATTGCCAGTAAGGACACTTCTAATCTTGGCGACACCAGCACGTTGTTAAACCCAGAAGTTGTTAAAGAAATAATGGACAATGCCCTTTAA
- a CDS encoding multidrug effflux MFS transporter, giving the protein MQVKPVKPNFEFIALMASLMSIVALAIDAILPAISQIGISINSLDPTDNQLLITMIFLGLGVGQLFFGPLSDSFGRKPIVYSGFALFGIASIICVFAPSLEIMVAGRILQGIGLSAPRTMAISIIRDTYKGDYMARVMSFVTAFFILIPVVAPAIGKWIMDAFEWQGIFYMQLFFALVVGIWFWKRQEETLKAQYKIPFSPSVFISGTIEFLKHRETVAFTFISGLITGAFLVYLSASQHIFENQYGLPELFPYIFAGLAISIGLSTFLNGTLVMRFGMRRLSLMALITFCLIALVYVGLFWGKPNPGVPVLVGFLSVQFFCLGFLWGNFRSIAMEPIGHIAGIGAAINGFVSTVLAVPIANYIGSFVDDTIWPLFVGLGGCGLVALVIFLAFSKKPLVYRKQIS; this is encoded by the coding sequence ATGCAAGTAAAACCGGTAAAACCGAATTTCGAATTTATAGCATTAATGGCCTCATTAATGTCTATAGTTGCCTTGGCTATTGATGCTATTTTACCGGCCATCTCCCAAATTGGGATATCAATAAATAGTTTAGACCCTACCGATAATCAGCTTTTGATTACCATGATATTCCTAGGTCTTGGTGTGGGGCAGTTGTTTTTCGGACCCTTATCGGACAGCTTTGGTAGAAAGCCCATCGTATATTCAGGTTTTGCACTGTTCGGTATAGCCAGTATCATCTGTGTTTTTGCGCCTTCTCTGGAAATTATGGTGGCCGGTCGTATTCTTCAGGGAATAGGCCTATCCGCACCGAGAACAATGGCGATTTCTATTATAAGGGATACGTATAAAGGCGATTATATGGCTAGGGTCATGTCTTTTGTTACGGCATTTTTTATTTTGATTCCGGTCGTGGCTCCGGCGATAGGCAAATGGATAATGGATGCTTTTGAATGGCAAGGGATATTTTACATGCAATTATTTTTTGCTTTGGTGGTGGGTATATGGTTTTGGAAACGACAAGAGGAAACTCTTAAGGCACAATATAAAATTCCATTTTCACCAAGTGTTTTCATTAGTGGGACCATAGAGTTTTTAAAACATCGGGAAACTGTCGCTTTCACTTTTATTTCAGGACTAATTACCGGGGCATTTTTGGTCTATTTGAGCGCGTCGCAACATATATTTGAAAACCAATATGGTTTACCTGAGCTGTTTCCCTATATTTTTGCCGGTCTCGCCATTTCCATTGGATTATCCACCTTCTTAAACGGCACTTTGGTGATGCGTTTTGGTATGCGGAGACTTTCATTAATGGCGTTGATAACATTTTGCCTGATCGCTCTGGTATATGTAGGGTTATTCTGGGGAAAACCCAATCCCGGAGTACCGGTTTTGGTTGGATTTTTATCAGTGCAGTTTTTTTGCCTAGGTTTTTTATGGGGTAACTTTCGGTCCATCGCCATGGAGCCCATCGGTCACATTGCGGGTATTGGTGCGGCCATAAACGGATTTGTATCAACTGTCCTAGCAGTACCTATTGCTAATTACATTGGTAGTTTCGTAGACGATACCATCTGGCCACTTTTTGTAGGTTTAGGCGGTTGTGGACTCGTTGCGTTGGTCATTTTTCTTGCTTTTAGCAAAAAGCCACTGGTTTACAGAAAACAAATTTCTTAA
- a CDS encoding helix-turn-helix domain-containing protein, with translation MTDLNLINVLSILSLFLGLLFTVFLFSAKGKNRFSNRIFGVFLLLSAIDNVFVSRLLNDNYLALSTAISTTVFLQLPIFFLYVNSVCYTDFKLKKIYLLHAIPYIIVNLLMLSSNYGIDSDSPLILLSGLSVQLKNKIIHIIIHVQVFSYLLASYMVVRRSKKLYLENYANAAIPFYHWLLQLMSVLFILHVTALFKNIYKFSSDDVIYRGTLISLISLELLIFCWYVLKALNHPELFKSVDSKLKLTSDLIKAADRSTVLSAHEDEEVRKVRSYMSAEKPFLEPSLTINELADYVQLPTKDLSIIINHKMGQHFFDFVNEFRISEAKKLLKNPDKKEYTVLEILYEVGFNSKSSFNTAFKKNTGLTPTAYRKLDHL, from the coding sequence ATGACTGACCTCAATCTAATCAATGTCCTAAGTATCCTATCCTTGTTCCTAGGCCTGCTTTTTACTGTATTTCTTTTTTCCGCGAAGGGAAAAAATCGCTTTTCCAATCGCATTTTTGGAGTCTTTCTGTTATTGAGTGCTATTGATAACGTATTCGTTTCAAGATTGCTGAATGACAATTATTTGGCACTTAGCACCGCGATATCGACTACCGTATTTCTACAGCTGCCTATTTTTTTCCTTTATGTAAACTCTGTCTGCTACACGGATTTTAAATTAAAAAAAATTTATCTATTACACGCCATACCTTATATAATCGTAAATCTTTTGATGCTTTCGAGTAACTATGGCATAGATTCCGATTCACCATTGATTCTATTAAGTGGGCTATCGGTGCAGCTTAAAAACAAGATTATTCACATCATTATCCATGTTCAGGTATTTTCGTATCTGCTCGCTTCTTACATGGTCGTCCGTAGATCGAAAAAACTATATTTGGAAAACTATGCCAATGCGGCAATACCTTTTTACCATTGGCTATTGCAGTTGATGTCGGTACTTTTCATTTTACATGTAACCGCGCTATTTAAGAATATTTACAAATTTTCAAGCGACGATGTAATCTACCGTGGAACGCTTATCTCACTTATATCGCTAGAACTACTGATTTTTTGCTGGTACGTCTTAAAGGCGTTAAACCATCCTGAGCTTTTTAAAAGTGTAGATTCAAAATTAAAATTGACAAGCGACCTGATCAAAGCAGCTGACCGTTCAACAGTATTGTCGGCCCATGAGGACGAAGAAGTTAGAAAAGTAAGGAGTTACATGTCGGCCGAAAAGCCTTTTTTAGAACCTTCTCTGACCATAAATGAACTGGCCGATTACGTACAATTACCAACAAAAGATCTCTCTATAATTATTAACCATAAAATGGGACAGCATTTCTTTGATTTCGTAAATGAATTTCGAATTTCGGAGGCAAAAAAACTATTAAAAAATCCGGATAAAAAAGAATATACCGTACTCGAGATTTTGTACGAGGTCGGCTTTAATTCGAAATCTTCGTTTAATACAGCGTTTAAAAAAAATACTGGGTTGACACCAACTGCCTATCGCAAACTGGACCACTTATGA
- a CDS encoding helix-turn-helix domain-containing protein — protein sequence MSNPDILGILGFIIFLLFILLALFLLTVKTKNKMSNKLLASFLIVTAIDISAFFYYRYIELPPVLEMLRIQLSNFKDPILFLYFLSIIYADFKLQRKHLVHLAPWAISIIVLIPNFFMVDRTSQSLFLDAYWQTSEQKWLSIFGTTLEVVYIVAELYYLFRYRKLLLENFTGKAYFYNYRWIKQLMIFILIAQLLTFIKGIVVKSDASEKNADLAFIILLCYGLFFSFWLVWKALHSPKLFRGITVDLKLSKELINERKSKEDLSKETKQQIEVLKDFMVKKEPYLDPSLTVQKLSEQSGIPSKQLSVLINQHLGQHFFDFVNGYRIDCATKILSDPTKKDLTILEILYEIGFNSKSSFNTAFKKHTGTTPTAYRKNNLVSDL from the coding sequence ATGAGCAATCCCGATATTCTTGGTATTCTAGGTTTTATCATTTTTCTGTTATTTATATTGCTTGCCCTATTCCTATTGACGGTCAAGACCAAGAATAAAATGAGCAATAAACTACTCGCCTCGTTTTTAATAGTGACGGCCATTGATATCAGTGCGTTTTTCTACTATAGGTATATCGAATTGCCACCTGTTCTTGAAATGTTACGCATACAGTTATCGAATTTTAAAGACCCAATATTATTTCTATATTTTCTTTCAATTATTTACGCTGATTTTAAATTACAAAGAAAGCATCTGGTGCATTTGGCACCTTGGGCCATTTCAATTATCGTTCTGATCCCTAACTTTTTTATGGTCGACCGTACGTCTCAAAGTCTTTTTTTAGACGCCTATTGGCAAACCTCGGAGCAAAAATGGCTAAGTATATTCGGCACTACTTTAGAAGTTGTCTATATAGTTGCAGAGCTATATTATCTTTTTCGGTATCGAAAGCTATTATTGGAAAACTTTACCGGCAAAGCGTACTTCTATAATTATCGCTGGATAAAACAACTCATGATTTTTATTTTGATAGCGCAGCTATTAACATTTATTAAAGGGATCGTAGTAAAATCGGACGCGTCCGAAAAAAACGCTGATTTAGCATTTATTATTCTTTTGTGCTATGGTCTTTTTTTTAGTTTTTGGTTGGTCTGGAAAGCATTGCACTCCCCCAAACTTTTTAGGGGGATTACGGTCGACCTAAAACTTTCCAAAGAATTAATAAATGAAAGAAAATCAAAAGAAGATTTATCAAAGGAGACTAAGCAACAAATCGAGGTATTGAAAGATTTCATGGTTAAAAAAGAGCCCTATCTCGATCCTTCACTGACGGTACAAAAGTTGTCTGAGCAAAGCGGTATTCCATCCAAACAACTGTCCGTTTTGATTAACCAGCACCTGGGGCAGCACTTTTTCGATTTTGTAAACGGGTATCGTATCGATTGTGCTACGAAAATACTCTCTGACCCCACTAAAAAGGACCTTACTATATTAGAGATTCTTTACGAAATCGGGTTTAATTCTAAATCTTCGTTCAATACCGCTTTTAAAAAACATACGGGCACTACACCTACCGCCTATCGCAAAAACAACTTAGTATCAGACCTTTAG
- a CDS encoding ParA family protein — MGKIIAIANQKGGVGKTTTSVNLAASLGVLEKKVLLIDADPQANSTSGLGIDVDAVEIGTYQLLEHTKTAQECIIATTSPNVDLIPSHIDLVAIEIELVDKDEREYMMKKAITDLKNDYDYILIDCAPSLGLLTLNALTAADSVIIPIQCEYFALEGLGKLLNTIKSVQRIHNPDLDIEGMLLTMYDSRLRLSNQVVEEVRKHFGDMVFDTIIQRNVRLSEAPSYGESIIKYDAASKGASNYLNMANEVVKKNKQKV, encoded by the coding sequence ATGGGCAAGATAATTGCTATTGCAAACCAAAAAGGCGGTGTTGGCAAAACCACTACTTCCGTAAACTTGGCTGCCTCGCTAGGTGTACTGGAAAAAAAGGTATTGTTGATCGATGCCGATCCACAGGCCAATTCGACTTCTGGTCTAGGAATAGACGTAGATGCTGTAGAGATAGGCACCTATCAACTTTTGGAACATACGAAAACGGCTCAAGAATGTATTATTGCTACCACCTCACCTAATGTAGACTTGATACCCTCGCACATAGACCTCGTGGCTATTGAAATTGAGTTAGTGGATAAGGATGAGAGGGAATACATGATGAAAAAGGCAATCACCGATTTAAAAAATGACTACGACTATATACTCATAGACTGTGCCCCATCACTTGGGTTACTCACTTTGAACGCGTTAACTGCGGCAGATTCAGTTATCATTCCCATCCAATGTGAATATTTTGCTTTAGAGGGATTAGGGAAATTATTGAACACAATCAAGAGCGTGCAACGTATACATAATCCAGATTTGGATATTGAGGGTATGTTATTGACGATGTACGACTCTAGGTTACGGTTATCCAACCAAGTGGTAGAAGAGGTGCGGAAGCATTTTGGGGATATGGTTTTTGATACCATTATACAGCGAAACGTGCGCTTGAGCGAGGCCCCAAGTTATGGGGAGAGCATAATAAAATATGATGCCGCGAGTAAGGGTGCCAGTAACTATTTAAATATGGCGAACGAGGTAGTCAAGAAAAACAAGCAGAAAGTATAG